The following are from one region of the Camarhynchus parvulus chromosome 3, STF_HiC, whole genome shotgun sequence genome:
- the GREM2 gene encoding gremlin-2: MVWKFALSVLLMAALVRVSDTKKSRPAGAIPSPYKGSSSNHSERRQQLNKEVLASSQEALVVTERKYLKSDWCKTQPLRQTVSEEGCISRTIINRFCYGQCNSFYIPRHVKKEEESFQSCAFCKPHKVTSSTVQLECPELDPPFRLKKIQKVKQCRCMSVNLNSSGKL; this comes from the coding sequence ATGGTTTGGAAATTTGCCCTGTCCGTTCTTCTGATGGCAGCACTGGTTCGAGTATCGGACACCAAGAAAAGCCGCCCCGCAGGTGCCATTCCCTCCCCGtacaaaggcagcagcagcaaccacTCGGAGcggaggcagcagctgaacaagGAGGTGCTGGCCTCCAGCCAGGAGGCTCTGGTGGTCACCGAGAGGAAGTACCTCAAGAGCGACTGGTGCAAGACGCAGCCGCTGCGGCAGACAGTCAGCGAGGAGGGCTGCATCAGCCGCACCATCATCAACCGCTTCTGCTACGGGCAGTGCAACTCCTTCTACATCCCGCGGCAcgtgaagaaggaggaggagtcCTTCCAGTCCTGTGCCTTCTGCAAGCCACACAAGGTCACCTCTTCGACCGTGCAGCTGGAGTGCCCTGAGCTGGACCCACCGTTCCGACTCAAGAAAATTCAGAAGGTCAAGCAGTGCCGGTGCATGTCTGTGAATCTGAACAGCTCAGGCAAACTGTGA